A stretch of Episyrphus balteatus chromosome 2, idEpiBalt1.1, whole genome shotgun sequence DNA encodes these proteins:
- the LOC129910945 gene encoding phosphatidylinositol-3-phosphatase SAC1: MSGWDVYDDMNLYITPERFIVEPNGKDELLIIDRVSNFVKVQVKSNQLDNQIPIRRVCGILGTIRLLGGQYLIVATHRLFVGIVNGAIIWRLAGFDVIPYIPSITHLRQQQREQNEIYLNMVRKTLDTQYFYFSYWYDLTHTQQRLHSMPPEFLKNGLLDRADSRFVWNGTLLRNFNCPDMKKFALPLILGFVSVNQVTINGHTFYWSLISRRSIQRAGTRHFSRGIDENGNVSNFVETEQLVEYNGQRISFVQTRGSMPFYWRQTPNLRYKPPPELVSGKDHLLACMKHFDMQLQSYGKQVLVNLVDHKGAEGTLEKAFETFVNQMNNPLVRYESFDFHLECKKMRYDRLNILIDRLAYEQDEFSVFHLRDDGNLVSSQDGTFRTNCIDCLDRTNVVQSMLARRSLNQVLVKLGILRTGQKIETVSPNFEAIFKGVWADHADMISLQYSGTGALKTDFTRTGKRTKAGLIQDGINSLTRYYLNNFCDGFRQDAIDLFLGNYIVQEGEGVLVRSPLTQNRGWKYGTFPPVLLFAVSMFFASVIFPTEMRTENLLFLLFWGAMVGVTTSGIFRYGTEFVDWPRLYPPFKIEA, translated from the exons ATGTCTGGTTGGGATGTTTACGACGATATGAATTT ATATATAACACCGGAAAGATTTATCGTTGAACCAAATGGCAAAGATGAATTACTTATCATCGATCGGGTCTCGAATTTTGTCAAAGTCCAAG ttaaatcaaatcaattagATAATCAAATACCAATTCGACGGGTTTGTGGTATTCTTGGAACCATTCGGCTTTTGGGTGGACAATATTTAATTGTTGCCACTCATCGGCTATTTGTTGGCATAGTCAACGGTGCAATAATCTGGCGGTTAGCCGGATTCGATGTGATTCCATACATTCCATCTATAACACATTTGAGGCAGCAGCAACGCgaacaaaatgaaatttatttgaatatgGTTCGCAAGACTCTGGACacacagtatttttatttttcatattggTATGATTTGACGCACACTCAACAACGATTGCATTCCATGCCGCCAGAGTTTTTGAAA aatggaCTCTTGGATCGAGCTGATAGTCGATTCGTTTGGAATGGCACACTACTTCGCAATTTTAATTGTCCTGACATGAAGAAGTTTGCTTTACCATTGATATTGGGAt TTGTATCTGTAAATCAAGTTACCATAAACGGCCATACTTTCTATTGGTCACTCATTTCTCGTCGATCAATTCAAAGAGCTGGAACTCGTCATTTCAGTCGAGGCATCGATGAAAATGGAAATGTTTCCAACTTTGTTGAAACCGAACAATTGGTCGAATACAACGGACAACGGATATCATTCGTTCAAACACGTGGAAGTATGCCATTCTATTGGCGTCAAACTCCAAATCTCCGCTACAAACCACCACCAGAGTTGGTATCAGGAAAAGATCATCTTCTCGCCTGCATGAAGCATTTCGATATGCAATTGCAATCATATGGAAAACAAGTTTTAgttaatttg GTTGATCATAAAGGAGCCGAAGGAACTCTCGAAAAAGCCTTTGAGACATTCGTCAATCAAATGAATAATCCACTTGTTCGATACGAATCGTTTGATTTTCATCTCGAGTGCAAAAAAATGCGCTACGAtcgattaaatattttaattgatcGTCTTGCCTACGAGCAAGATGAATTCTCTGTGTTTCATCTTCGTGACGATGGTAATTTAGTATCATCTCAAGATGGAACATTCCGCACGAATTGCATCGATTGTTTGGATCGGACAAATGTCGTACAAAGTATGCTTGCGCGTAGATCACTCAACCAAGTACTGGTAAAGCTGGGAATTCTAAGAACTGGACAAAAAATCGAAACGGTTTCTCCAAATTTTGAAGCTATTTTCAAAGGG gtTTGGGCAGATCATGCTGATATGATCTCCCTTCAATACTCAGGTACTGGTGCCTTGAAAACAGATTTTACACGCACAGGCAAGCGAACCAAAGCAGGCCTAATACAAGATGGAATAAATTCTTTGACtcgatattatttaaataatttctgcGATGGTTTCAGACAG GATGCTATTGATCTCTTTTTGGGTAATTATATTGTTCAAGAAGGTGAAGGAGTTCTTGTCAGATCTCCATTAACACAGAATCGTGGCTGGAAGTATGGAACG ttccCTCCTGTATTGCTATTTGCCGTTTCTATGTTCTTTGCATCTGTGATTTTCCCAACCGAAATGCGAACCGAAAATCTTCTCTTTTTACTTTTCTGGGGCGCAATGGTTGGTGTGACTACAAGTGGTATCTTCCGCTATGGAACCGAATTCGTTGATTGGCCACGATTATATCCACCATTCAAAATCGAAGCCTAA
- the LOC129910490 gene encoding translation initiation factor eIF-2B subunit epsilon-like yields MMRLSHLINADESDYNSTTSDEDDDSHQGSPIPDDANIFLSEVLDSLVRGIQLKSNPDFLILEINSSRYAYNMSLKEVNFNIVKAVFSLDPIKEATTTNVFSANNQVLGRLGMVVSNNIKSDDTMLDCLKAIQEYCEEQPALRAKVAQIIHYLYDKEFVSEEAIRMWHNELDDDSEWLKAPLQKLIEWLGQSSEGSSEEENDD; encoded by the exons ATGATGAGACTATCACATCTAATCAATGCGGACGAAAGCGATTACAATTCAACAACCAGTGACGAAGATGATGATTCACACCAAGGCTCTCCAATACCTGATGATGCAAATA TATTTTTATCCGAAGTCTTGGACTCTTTGGTTCGTGGAATTCAACTCAAATCCAATCCGGATTTCTTGATTCTTGAAATCAACTCATCTCGCTATGCCTACAATATGTCTTTAAAGGAAGTAAATTTCAATATCGTCAAAGCGGTATTCAGTTTAGATCCAATTAAAgaggcaacaacaacaaatgtctTCAGTGCCAACAATCAGGTATTGGGTCGCTTGGGTATGGTTgtttcaaataatataaaaagcgATGATACTATGTTGGATTGTTTGAAGGCAATTCAG gaATACTGTGAAGAACAACCAGCTCTGAGAGCCAAGGTTGCCCAGATTATTCATTATCTCTATGATAAGGAATTTGTGTCTGAAGAAGCTATCCGCATGTGGCACAATGAGTTGGATGATGATTCAGAGTGGTTGAAAGCACCATTGCAGAAACTCATAGAATGGCTAGGTCAATCCAGCGAAGGCAGCAGTGAAGAAGAAAACGACGATTAA